CGTCCTTCGATTTGCTCCAGGGGGCGCTGCAGACATTGCTCTCGCTGCCGGCTGTAGCCTAGGTCGCGGTCGAGGGAGATGAGGTCCACCGAGCCGGTGAGCAGATCGAGATTGGGCACCGAGGTGGTGCGGATGGCTTCTTCCATCTTCACCCGGCCGTGGATGACGTCGGCGGCGGAGGGCGGCAGCTCCGGCCGCGTCAGCCCGAGGGAGAGGGAGGCGGAGCTCTGGGCGTCCAGGTCCATGAGCAGCACCCGCCGGCCCCGGGCTGCCAGGGCGGCGCTGAGATTGACGGCGGAAGTGGTCTTGCCGACGCCGCCTTTGCGGCTGATGAGGGCGGTGATCAAAATTCGCTCGATGGTAGATCAGGCAGCGCCGGCCGCGGTTGAGTGCCGAAGGGGCCGGCGCGGCGGCGAGATCGCAAGGCTGTGCGGACGACTTCATTATAGGGAAGCGGCCCGGATAGAAAAGGGGCCTTGCTGGGGACGGGGCCTCGCAGAGCCTGCATCACCCCGCCGAGGGTAAGATCTGGCCCAGGTTGGGAGGAGCATCGAGCCATGAGAATCGAGCAGCTGAACATCCGCGAGATCCGACTTCCCCTGCGCGAGGCCTTCGTCAGCTCCGCCGGCCGGGTGGAGGTGCGGCGGCTGATCCTGCTCACCGCCTGGAATGAGGACGGCCGCCAGGGATGGTCCGAATGCGTCGCCCTGGAGCGGCCGGACTACGTTCCCGAGACCGTCGACACCGCCTGGATCGCCATCGGCGAGTGGCTGGCGCCGCGGCTGGTGGGGCACGAGATTGCTGAGCCTCGGCACGCCCACGAGGTGCTCCACCAGGGGATTCGGGGCCACGCCATGGCCCGGGGGGCAGTGGAGATGGTGGTCTGGGATCTCTTCGCTCGGTGCCGCGGCGTCTCCTTGGCGGAGCTCCTGGGGGGAGAGCGCGGCTTCGTCGACAGCGGGGTGGTGGTGGGGCTCCAGGAGAGCCTCGAGGCGACCCTGGCGGCGGCACGAGGGGCGGTGGCGGCGGGCTATCGGCGCATCAAGCTCAAGGTGCGCCGGGGGTTCGATCTCGAGCCGGTGGCGGCGGTAGCGGAGCTGCTGCGGGCTGAGGCTCCCACCGTCGCCCTGGTGATGGACGCCAACAGCGCCTACACCCTCGAAGACTTG
The DNA window shown above is from Acidobacteriota bacterium and carries:
- the menC gene encoding o-succinylbenzoate synthase, coding for MRIEQLNIREIRLPLREAFVSSAGRVEVRRLILLTAWNEDGRQGWSECVALERPDYVPETVDTAWIAIGEWLAPRLVGHEIAEPRHAHEVLHQGIRGHAMARGAVEMVVWDLFARCRGVSLAELLGGERGFVDSGVVVGLQESLEATLAAARGAVAAGYRRIKLKVRRGFDLEPVAAVAELLRAEAPTVALVMDANSAYTLEDLEHLRRFDAFGLQMIEQPLHWDDLTDHAELQRHLETPVCLDESVRGVTAARQMLTLGSGRVLNLKPGRVGGLTAALEIHRLCREQGVDLWCGGMLESGIGRAYNVALASLPGFTLPGDLSPSRRYWDRDIVDPEWTMDESGKVTVPRAVPGIGVTVDEDRVEDLTVRRRTLRAP